The Pseudomonadales bacterium genome has a segment encoding these proteins:
- the lipA gene encoding lipoyl synthase, with amino-acid sequence MSNSSRHLPVGKKLRDAEKVRHAEAHVIASDNAQRKPSWIRARIPSGAAVQRVRTILRDRKLATVCEEAACPNLGECFHGGTATFMVMGEICTRRCPFCDVAHGRPLPLDKQEPVRLAEAIAELGLRYVVITSVDRDDLVDGGAAHFANCIREVRQRSPNIVVETLVPDFRNQLDVALPILVQQPPNVLNHNLETVPRLYKTVRPGAIYSHSLQLLKQFGEMQPAVPTKSGLMLGLGETLDEVKAVLEDLRTHNVSMLTLGQYLQPSKAHLPVQRFVTPEEFNALADAAKQLGFSQVASGPMVRSSYHADQQAHAVLHEQ; translated from the coding sequence ATGTCTAATTCTTCACGCCATTTGCCTGTCGGAAAAAAACTACGCGATGCAGAAAAAGTGCGTCACGCAGAAGCACATGTCATCGCCAGTGATAATGCACAGCGCAAACCATCTTGGATTCGTGCGCGTATTCCTTCGGGTGCTGCGGTACAGCGAGTGCGCACAATTTTGCGTGATAGAAAATTAGCTACCGTGTGCGAAGAAGCAGCTTGCCCGAATTTGGGTGAGTGTTTTCACGGTGGTACCGCAACTTTCATGGTGATGGGTGAAATTTGTACGCGGCGCTGTCCGTTTTGTGATGTGGCACACGGCAGGCCACTGCCGTTGGATAAACAAGAACCGGTGCGTTTGGCGGAAGCGATTGCAGAACTCGGCTTGCGCTATGTGGTGATTACTTCGGTGGATCGCGATGATTTAGTCGATGGTGGTGCCGCGCATTTTGCAAACTGTATTCGCGAAGTGCGTCAACGCAGTCCAAATATTGTGGTGGAAACATTGGTGCCTGATTTTCGCAATCAATTGGATGTGGCTTTGCCGATATTGGTGCAACAGCCGCCCAATGTGCTCAATCACAATTTAGAAACGGTGCCTCGTTTATATAAAACCGTGAGGCCAGGTGCCATTTATTCTCACTCGCTGCAATTGTTAAAACAGTTTGGCGAAATGCAACCTGCTGTACCCACAAAATCTGGCTTGATGTTGGGCTTGGGTGAAACACTCGACGAAGTGAAAGCAGTATTAGAAGACTTGCGCACACACAATGTCTCTATGCTGACCTTGGGTCAATATTTGCAGCCGAGCAAAGCACATCTTCCAGTACAGCGTTTTGTCACACCGGAAGAATTTAATGCCTTGGCGGATGCGGCAAAACAGTTAGGGTTTTCGCAAGTGGCGAGCGGGCCGATGGTGCGTTCGTCGTATCATGCTGATCAGCAAGCGCATGCTGTGTTACATGAACAGTAA
- the lipB gene encoding lipoyl(octanoyl) transferase LipB, with amino-acid sequence MTALIVRRFNERQEYISLWQRMQQFTVTRDEKTSDEIWLLEHQPVYTQGLAGKAEHVLCAGDTPVVQTDRGGQVTWHGPGQLMFYTLLDVRRLKWGARTLVSALENLLIDYLAEKNVLAFSQRNAPGIYVRDTNNEIEKIASLGLRITQKGCYHGMAINISNKLEPFGGINPCGKAGQRVVRLDQFLIPLPDKKEIEEALVARFADALHCSHSEWFYV; translated from the coding sequence GTGACAGCGTTAATCGTGCGGCGTTTTAACGAAAGGCAAGAATATATTTCGCTATGGCAGCGCATGCAGCAATTCACAGTAACACGCGACGAAAAAACCAGCGATGAAATTTGGTTGCTCGAACACCAGCCTGTGTATACACAAGGTTTGGCGGGAAAAGCAGAGCATGTATTGTGTGCGGGCGATACGCCGGTTGTGCAAACAGATCGAGGAGGCCAAGTCACTTGGCACGGTCCAGGGCAATTGATGTTTTATACGCTGCTGGATGTGCGGCGTTTGAAATGGGGTGCTAGAACCTTGGTGAGTGCGCTGGAAAATCTATTGATTGATTATTTGGCTGAAAAAAATGTGTTGGCTTTTTCGCAGCGTAACGCTCCCGGTATTTATGTGCGTGATACAAATAATGAAATAGAAAAAATTGCATCATTGGGTTTGCGTATTACCCAGAAAGGCTGCTATCACGGAATGGCGATCAATATTTCTAATAAGCTAGAGCCTTTTGGTGGCATCAATCCCTGCGGCAAAGCGGGGCAGCGTGTTGTGCGCTTAGATCAGTTTTTAATACCGCTGCCAGACAAAAAAGAAATTGAAGAAGCATTGGTTGCTCGTTTTGCTGATGCATTGCATTGCTCACATTCAGAATGGTTTTATGTCTAA
- a CDS encoding DUF493 domain-containing protein, whose protein sequence is MTQEPPKIEFPCRYPVKVMGVAGDEFRSATVSIFEKHAGVITETDITIRASQGGNYEAMTIMITAQGVDQLQAIFADLKGHPLVRMVL, encoded by the coding sequence ATGACGCAAGAGCCGCCAAAAATTGAGTTTCCCTGTCGCTATCCTGTCAAGGTGATGGGTGTGGCAGGTGATGAGTTTCGCAGTGCTACGGTGAGTATTTTTGAGAAACACGCCGGTGTGATTACGGAAACCGATATCACGATTCGCGCAAGCCAAGGCGGTAATTACGAAGCCATGACTATCATGATCACGGCGCAAGGTGTTGATCAATTGCAAGCTATTTTTGCTGACTTGAAAGGGCATCCTTTGGTGCGCATGGTGCTGTAG
- a CDS encoding D-alanyl-D-alanine carboxypeptidase family protein, with the protein MSFINRLQQFTRVVSLSVVSMLCVEVVQAAEPVPAPPELNAKAWVLMDAASGAVLLERNPDERIPPASLTKLMTSYVLSAEVESGRVRNEDVVPVSPRAWAQSPDFDAKNNGSSLMFIEPNKPVTLLELHRGIIISSGNDATVAVAEYLAGTESAFVDLMNQYAKKIGLTNTHYVNTHGLDAQDHYSSARDLAILSRDIVKTKDYPLHKEKEFVYNGIKQQNRNGLLWSDPSVDGLKTGHTNGCGYCLVVSAKRDETRLISVVLGAPSIKEREAQSSALLNYGFRFFQSVNLYPADAVLGTPRVWEGEAESITVVPASEVSMIVPRNVAASLTHEVKIDSPLIAPITAGQKVGQIVVKNGEEVLKTIDVVAKEEVQRAGFFGAMWDKLVRFFSGLFGKPV; encoded by the coding sequence ATGAGTTTCATCAATCGTTTGCAACAATTTACGCGCGTAGTTTCGCTTTCAGTTGTGTCTATGTTGTGTGTTGAAGTGGTGCAGGCTGCTGAGCCCGTGCCTGCTCCGCCTGAGCTCAATGCCAAAGCGTGGGTGTTGATGGATGCAGCGAGCGGTGCAGTGTTGCTGGAGCGCAATCCAGATGAACGCATCCCACCGGCAAGTTTGACGAAGTTGATGACTAGCTATGTGTTATCGGCTGAAGTGGAATCGGGTCGTGTGCGCAATGAAGATGTCGTGCCGGTAAGCCCGCGTGCCTGGGCGCAAAGTCCAGATTTTGATGCAAAAAATAATGGCTCATCGCTGATGTTCATCGAGCCTAACAAACCCGTAACGCTGTTGGAGTTGCATCGCGGCATTATTATTTCTTCCGGCAATGACGCAACGGTTGCAGTGGCAGAGTATTTAGCGGGAACAGAAAGTGCTTTTGTTGATTTGATGAATCAGTACGCGAAAAAAATAGGCCTGACCAATACGCACTATGTCAACACGCACGGCTTAGATGCACAGGATCATTATTCTTCCGCTCGCGATTTGGCGATTTTGTCGCGCGATATTGTTAAAACAAAAGATTACCCGTTGCACAAAGAAAAAGAATTTGTCTACAACGGCATTAAGCAACAAAACCGTAATGGTTTGTTGTGGTCTGATCCTTCAGTCGATGGTTTGAAAACAGGTCACACAAATGGCTGTGGTTATTGTCTTGTGGTTTCAGCAAAGCGCGATGAAACGCGTTTAATTTCTGTGGTGCTCGGCGCACCGAGCATTAAAGAGCGGGAAGCACAATCCTCCGCATTACTCAATTACGGATTCCGTTTTTTCCAATCGGTAAATTTGTATCCTGCGGATGCAGTATTGGGTACACCGCGTGTTTGGGAAGGAGAAGCCGAGTCGATCACTGTGGTACCCGCGTCTGAGGTGTCTATGATTGTGCCGCGCAATGTAGCTGCTAGCCTCACGCACGAAGTAAAAATTGATAGCCCATTGATTGCGCCGATTACCGCAGGGCAAAAAGTAGGACAGATTGTGGTGAAGAACGGTGAAGAAGTATTGAAAACAATTGATGTTGTTGCGAAAGAAGAAGTGCAACGCGCTGGCTTCTTTGGTGCTATGTGGGACAAGTTAGTGCGTTTCTTTAGTGGTTTATTTGGTAAGCCGGTTTAA